A stretch of the Salmo salar chromosome ssa20, Ssal_v3.1, whole genome shotgun sequence genome encodes the following:
- the LOC106580914 gene encoding thiamine transporter 1-like: MLATLSSSASTMLLITIAMFEIATEISMERYALIKGANNFGAFILQTIITAVVVDGRGLGLGIIPQFTIYGSYFSAIAVIFFEGCVHDYDRVAKPQRLHHCRGASKSERQ, translated from the exons ATGCTGGCTACATTGTCTTCAAGTGCCTCTACAATGCTGCTTATTACCATAGCCAT GTTCGAAATTGCTACGGAGATCTCCATGGAGAGATATGCACTGATCAAGGGAGCAAACAACTTTGGGGCTTTTATCCTTCAGACTATCATCACAGCCGTTGTGGTGGATGGCAGGGGGCTCGGCTTGGGCATCATCCCACAG TTCACCATTTATGGAAGCTACTTCTCAGCCATCGCTGTCATTTTCTTTGAGGGGTGTGTACATGATTATGACAGGGTGGCAAAGCCACAGAGACTTCACCACTGCAGAGGAGCCTCCAAGTCTGAAAGACAGTGA